The Streptomyces sp. NBC_01275 genome has a segment encoding these proteins:
- a CDS encoding 5-formyltetrahydrofolate cyclo-ligase has product MLRREFLAVRNRLTADDVRAAGDALAAHALELHELAHARVVAAYVSVGAEPGTLALLDALRARGVRVLLPALLPDNDLDWGAYEGKGSLARVRHGGKMALLEPVGERLGPDAVTGADVVLLPGIAVDARGRRLGRGGGSYDRVLARLEQAGAHPSLVVLLYDAEVVERVPEEAHDRPVQAVVTPSGVRRFT; this is encoded by the coding sequence ATGTTGCGGCGAGAGTTCCTCGCCGTGAGGAACAGGTTGACGGCGGATGACGTGCGGGCGGCGGGCGACGCACTGGCCGCACATGCCCTGGAACTGCACGAGTTGGCGCACGCGCGCGTGGTGGCGGCGTACGTCTCGGTGGGAGCCGAGCCCGGCACCCTGGCGCTGCTGGACGCGCTGCGCGCCCGGGGCGTACGCGTCCTGCTGCCCGCGCTGCTGCCCGACAACGACCTCGACTGGGGCGCGTACGAAGGCAAGGGTTCGCTCGCGCGCGTGCGCCACGGCGGGAAGATGGCCCTTCTGGAGCCCGTCGGCGAGCGCCTCGGCCCGGACGCCGTGACGGGCGCCGACGTGGTGCTGCTGCCCGGGATCGCGGTCGACGCGCGGGGCAGGCGCCTGGGGCGCGGCGGAGGCTCCTACGACCGGGTGCTGGCGCGACTGGAGCAGGCCGGCGCGCACCCCTCGTTGGTGGTGCTCCTGTACGACGCGGAGGTCGTCGAGCGCGTCCCCGAGGAGGCGCACGACCGGCCGGTGCAGGCGGTGGTGACGCCGTCGGGGGTGCGCCGCTTCACCTGA